In Exiguobacterium sibiricum 7-3, a genomic segment contains:
- a CDS encoding nitric oxide synthase oxygenase: MPTLLAEAERFLTDYIEQYPQDSNRLHEVREEVSRTGTYEQTSQELAYGAKLAWRNSNRCIGRLFWDQLHVIDARDALTIETIRDALFEHIEYATNDGRVRSTITIFHPDRVRVLNHQLIRYAGYETAEGITGDPNSIIFTKQCQSLGWSGQGTAFDILPLLIELDGQVSLHPLPDELVLEVTITHPDYDLFGDQTIKWYAVPMISDMRLEIGGISYPCAPFNGWYMGTEIGARNLADTDRYDLLPLVARQLGLNTSRERSLWKDRALVELNLAVLDSFERAGVTIVDHHTAAKQFARFEKNEAACERDVTGDWSWLVPPMSGAATHLFHKDFDPTIKRPNFFPGIAPAEKTTAPTGCPFHQEVSR, translated from the coding sequence GTGCCCACTTTACTTGCCGAAGCCGAACGCTTCTTAACTGACTATATAGAACAATACCCGCAGGACAGTAATCGCCTGCATGAAGTCCGTGAAGAAGTTTCACGGACAGGGACATATGAACAAACGTCCCAAGAGTTAGCATACGGGGCAAAACTCGCCTGGCGTAACAGCAACCGCTGTATTGGCCGCCTCTTTTGGGATCAGCTACATGTCATCGACGCACGCGATGCTTTAACCATCGAGACAATACGCGATGCTTTATTTGAGCATATCGAGTATGCGACGAATGATGGGCGTGTCCGTTCGACGATCACGATTTTTCACCCGGACCGTGTCCGCGTCTTGAATCATCAGTTGATTCGTTATGCCGGATATGAGACCGCGGAGGGCATCACCGGGGACCCGAACTCAATTATTTTCACTAAACAGTGCCAGTCACTCGGCTGGTCTGGTCAAGGAACTGCATTCGATATCTTACCGTTGTTGATTGAACTCGACGGGCAGGTCAGCCTGCATCCGCTGCCGGACGAGCTGGTCCTCGAAGTAACAATCACCCATCCTGACTACGACTTATTCGGCGACCAAACCATCAAATGGTACGCCGTACCGATGATCTCTGATATGCGGCTCGAAATCGGCGGCATCTCCTATCCGTGTGCGCCGTTTAACGGCTGGTACATGGGAACGGAAATCGGCGCCCGTAATCTAGCGGATACCGATCGTTATGACCTCTTGCCCCTTGTTGCCAGACAACTCGGGCTCAATACGTCACGGGAACGTTCCTTATGGAAAGACCGTGCCCTCGTCGAGTTGAATCTGGCCGTTCTCGATTCGTTTGAACGGGCTGGAGTGACAATCGTCGATCACCATACGGCTGCCAAACAGTTTGCCCGATTCGAAAAAAATGAAGCCGCGTGTGAACGGGATGTCACCGGCGACTGGTCCTGGCTTGTACCGCCGATGAGCGGTGCCGCGACGCACCTGTTCCATAAAGACTTTGATCCGACAATTAAACGGCCTAACTTCTTTCCCGGTATTGCTCCGGCGGAAAAAACAACTGCCCCCACCGGTTGTCCGTTCCATCAGGAGGTCTCACGATGA
- a CDS encoding NUDIX hydrolase, which translates to MNYVKTLRDQVGQTPLILVGAVVLVINNEHILLEQRNESQARFGLPGGLMEWAESTEETARRELLEETGLVAEQLTLLGVYSGKNYVTTLANGDVFQSVTLAYVTTETSGTLRISEESFALTYFPLTELPDNIVGSHRVMIEDYLKQS; encoded by the coding sequence ATGAATTATGTCAAGACGCTGCGGGATCAAGTCGGACAAACGCCGTTGATCTTGGTCGGTGCCGTCGTGCTTGTCATCAACAACGAGCACATCCTACTCGAACAACGGAATGAATCGCAGGCACGGTTCGGACTGCCCGGCGGATTAATGGAATGGGCCGAATCCACGGAAGAAACGGCCCGTCGTGAGCTCTTGGAAGAGACCGGTCTCGTCGCGGAACAGCTGACATTGCTTGGTGTTTATTCCGGAAAAAATTACGTCACGACGCTTGCAAACGGGGATGTCTTTCAAAGCGTAACCCTCGCTTACGTGACAACTGAAACGTCCGGTACGTTACGGATCAGCGAGGAAAGTTTTGCGTTGACCTATTTCCCGCTAACGGAATTACCGGACAACATCGTCGGATCGCATCGTGTGATGATTGAAGACTATCTAAAACAAAGTTGA
- a CDS encoding GNAT family N-acetyltransferase gives MIHIKRAPDTETAYSIMKKGFSDYMIPLGLSLEVFEERILKRDGNQLEHSFIAYHGERPVAIWLNGVKQIKKESVMRCGGLAVDPQYRRLGIAKALYEAQLSYAKSLKIDCLLLEVIQGNEPAISLYQKFGYRTVDELGYFLREEPDQTEPLIEIDAVAFERRYIQQGEYIWQQDQTVMKQAQAQYYELDGAFIATAHESIFAIVTEEEDVARVATEATRRLTGTRYQLQSTNQQVWEDLRQAGWKQRELKQFVMSQTI, from the coding sequence ATGATCCATATTAAACGGGCACCTGATACAGAGACGGCATATTCAATCATGAAGAAAGGGTTCAGCGATTACATGATTCCGCTGGGCCTCTCGCTTGAAGTATTCGAAGAACGGATTTTGAAACGAGATGGGAATCAGCTGGAGCATTCATTCATCGCGTATCACGGGGAACGGCCGGTCGCGATTTGGCTGAACGGCGTAAAGCAGATTAAAAAAGAATCAGTCATGCGCTGTGGTGGACTAGCGGTCGATCCGCAGTACCGTCGACTTGGAATTGCAAAAGCATTATACGAAGCGCAACTCAGTTATGCGAAGTCTTTGAAGATCGATTGTTTGCTGCTTGAAGTCATTCAAGGAAATGAGCCGGCCATTTCGCTCTACCAGAAATTCGGCTACCGCACAGTCGACGAACTCGGCTATTTTCTTCGGGAAGAACCCGACCAGACGGAGCCGCTTATCGAGATTGATGCTGTTGCATTTGAGCGACGCTACATACAGCAAGGGGAATACATCTGGCAACAAGACCAGACGGTAATGAAGCAGGCGCAAGCACAGTATTATGAACTTGACGGGGCGTTCATTGCGACCGCCCATGAGTCGATTTTTGCGATTGTAACGGAAGAGGAAGACGTGGCACGGGTCGCGACAGAAGCGACACGCCGTTTGACGGGAACCCGTTATCAGTTGCAGTCGACCAATCAACAAGTGTGGGAAGATTTACGGCAAGCCGGTTGGAAGCAACGGGAATTGAAGCAATTCGTCATGAGTCAAACCATCTGA
- a CDS encoding amino acid permease yields the protein MSLLRKKDVSVMMDQKSHSKLARHLSGFDLVLLGIGAIIGTGIFVLTGTGALYAGPALPVAFIISAIVCALAALCYAEFSSMIPVSGSVYTYTYATIGELVAWIIGWCLILEYGLASSAVATGWSGYFQSLLSGFGVNLPTAITAAPGAVPGSETFFNLPAFLILMVITFLLSLGIKETKRVNNIMVLVKVAVVVLFIVVGIWYVEPGNYTPFAPFGISGVLQASAIAFFAYLGFDAVTSAAEEVKDPGRNLPIGILGSLAIVTVLYVVVSAIMVGIVPFKQFEGVDSPVSLALKFAGQDWVAGFVDLGAIVGMTTVILVMTFGLVRLLFAMSRDGLLPKIFSDVNEKSHTPVKATWILGTTAGLIAGFVPLGTLAELINIGTLAAFALISIAVVILRKTRPDLKRAFKVPWVPFLPILSVLACIMLMLNLQTFTWIAFFIWTGIGLLVYFGYGRTRSKLHQ from the coding sequence ATGAGTTTGCTTCGTAAGAAAGATGTCAGTGTGATGATGGATCAAAAAAGCCATTCCAAACTGGCACGGCATTTGTCAGGCTTTGATTTAGTTTTACTTGGGATTGGTGCGATTATCGGGACGGGGATCTTTGTCCTGACCGGAACAGGAGCGTTGTATGCAGGACCCGCATTACCGGTTGCCTTTATTATTTCTGCTATCGTCTGTGCATTAGCAGCTCTCTGTTACGCCGAGTTTTCATCGATGATTCCCGTCTCGGGTAGTGTCTACACGTACACGTATGCCACGATTGGGGAACTGGTGGCTTGGATCATCGGTTGGTGTCTCATCTTGGAATACGGTTTAGCTTCAAGTGCCGTTGCAACAGGTTGGTCCGGTTATTTCCAGTCGTTGTTATCCGGATTCGGTGTCAATTTGCCGACCGCAATAACGGCAGCACCAGGTGCTGTACCCGGAAGCGAAACATTCTTCAATTTACCGGCGTTCCTGATCTTGATGGTCATCACGTTCTTATTATCGTTGGGCATCAAGGAAACGAAACGCGTCAACAATATCATGGTTCTTGTTAAAGTCGCCGTCGTTGTCTTATTCATCGTCGTCGGCATCTGGTATGTCGAGCCGGGCAACTACACGCCGTTCGCACCGTTCGGTATCAGTGGTGTCTTACAGGCTTCAGCGATTGCCTTCTTCGCATACCTCGGTTTTGATGCTGTTACATCAGCCGCAGAAGAAGTTAAAGATCCGGGTCGTAACTTGCCGATCGGAATCTTAGGATCACTTGCCATCGTTACGGTATTATACGTTGTCGTATCGGCCATCATGGTCGGAATCGTACCGTTCAAACAGTTTGAAGGTGTCGACAGTCCAGTATCATTGGCATTAAAATTTGCAGGTCAAGACTGGGTCGCAGGATTCGTCGACTTAGGTGCGATCGTCGGTATGACGACCGTTATCCTCGTTATGACATTTGGTCTGGTTCGTCTCTTGTTCGCGATGAGCCGTGACGGATTATTGCCGAAAATCTTCTCAGACGTGAATGAAAAATCACATACGCCTGTGAAAGCAACATGGATTCTTGGAACGACAGCCGGTTTGATCGCCGGATTCGTCCCGCTCGGTACACTGGCAGAATTGATTAACATTGGGACACTCGCAGCATTCGCTCTAATTTCAATTGCCGTCGTCATCTTACGGAAAACACGTCCTGATTTGAAACGGGCGTTCAAAGTACCATGGGTTCCGTTCTTACCGATTCTTTCAGTCCTCGCCTGCATCATGTTGATGTTGAATCTTCAAACATTCACATGGATTGCTTTCTTCATCTGGACAGGGATTGGCTTACTCGTCTATTTCGGATATGGAAGAACACGCTCGAAATTACACCAATAA
- a CDS encoding mechanosensitive ion channel — MNNFWNTTSFDVNGILGTLGNILGALIVFLIGWLIAKLIANGIQKALEKSGVVHKLSPQKEGTPPQKKKWTPEKIIGTVIFWVLMVFVLILVFNILNLNIIAGPLADTMGTLLAAIPNILKAALILLLAYVIAVVLRMVIVKGGTKLMSNEKVRSNKMLQGQTDLSNYPKIAGEIVFYLVLLLFLPGVLGALNIESVSEPFSQLLSSFLGFIPRLIAAAAIFFVGFLVAKIVRDIVTNFLHAVGTDKFASRFNIGTNEQKDTKSLSSILGTVVFILILIPITISALDQLNIKGITGPAINMLNDVLGMIPNIIVGIVLILVGLYIGRFVKKFVADLLSRLGFNNLTRHLKIGNWDANNASTSPSSIVGSLVEIVIVVLFVVEAFNLIGLNFMVDLGRAVLAFLPSVLTAIIILAIGIIISNLVKRTMDSLFANSDLKVLSSVAKYAILALAVFMALDQLGVAATIVNSAFILILGAVALAFGLAFGLGGRDNASRYLDRLQKKAENTDIDTSNLPSNNTPSASTKPSLKEAAKGAVSKAADDVTPDQAPKASKPSSSTNVNPTHGTPKGALPENDLAQQDDYPIDPDTNRGPNLDHPNDRP; from the coding sequence ATGAACAACTTTTGGAACACGACGTCATTTGACGTCAACGGGATTCTAGGAACTCTCGGAAATATTTTAGGAGCACTTATCGTCTTCCTGATCGGATGGCTGATTGCGAAGCTGATCGCAAACGGCATTCAAAAAGCATTAGAAAAATCGGGTGTCGTTCATAAGTTGTCACCACAAAAAGAAGGTACACCACCACAAAAGAAAAAGTGGACACCTGAAAAAATCATCGGAACTGTGATTTTCTGGGTCTTGATGGTATTTGTTCTTATCCTAGTCTTTAACATCTTGAACTTGAACATCATCGCAGGACCACTTGCGGATACGATGGGCACATTGCTCGCAGCGATCCCGAATATCTTGAAAGCAGCACTGATTCTTCTTCTTGCTTACGTCATCGCGGTTGTACTCCGCATGGTCATCGTCAAAGGCGGAACGAAGTTGATGTCGAACGAAAAAGTCCGTTCGAACAAAATGCTTCAAGGTCAAACGGATCTTTCAAACTATCCGAAGATTGCAGGCGAAATCGTCTTCTATCTTGTTTTACTTTTGTTCCTACCCGGTGTACTTGGTGCGCTCAACATCGAAAGTGTTTCTGAGCCGTTCAGCCAATTACTCTCGTCGTTCCTTGGTTTCATCCCGCGTCTGATTGCTGCAGCAGCGATCTTCTTCGTCGGATTCCTCGTTGCGAAAATCGTTCGCGATATCGTCACGAACTTCCTGCATGCAGTAGGTACAGACAAATTTGCTTCACGCTTCAACATTGGTACAAACGAACAAAAAGATACAAAATCACTTTCTTCAATCCTAGGTACAGTCGTCTTCATCTTGATCTTAATCCCAATCACGATTTCGGCACTGGACCAACTCAACATTAAAGGGATCACAGGGCCAGCCATCAATATGTTAAATGATGTTCTTGGTATGATTCCAAACATCATCGTCGGTATCGTCTTGATTCTTGTCGGTCTTTATATTGGTCGTTTTGTTAAGAAATTCGTTGCAGACCTTTTGTCGCGCCTCGGTTTCAACAACTTAACACGCCACTTGAAAATCGGTAACTGGGATGCAAACAATGCATCGACATCACCATCATCAATCGTCGGATCACTCGTTGAAATCGTCATCGTCGTCTTGTTCGTCGTTGAAGCCTTCAACTTGATCGGTCTTAACTTCATGGTTGATCTCGGTCGCGCGGTTCTTGCTTTCCTTCCAAGCGTCTTGACAGCGATCATCATCCTGGCCATCGGTATCATCATCAGCAACTTGGTGAAACGTACAATGGACAGCCTGTTTGCTAACTCGGATTTAAAAGTTCTTTCAAGCGTCGCGAAATATGCCATCCTTGCTCTTGCTGTCTTCATGGCACTTGATCAACTTGGTGTTGCCGCTACAATCGTCAACTCAGCGTTCATCTTGATCCTTGGTGCTGTTGCTCTTGCTTTCGGACTCGCGTTTGGTTTAGGTGGCCGTGATAATGCATCACGTTACCTCGATCGTCTCCAGAAAAAAGCCGAAAATACAGATATCGACACATCGAACCTGCCGTCAAACAACACACCGTCTGCTTCGACGAAGCCAAGCTTAAAAGAAGCAGCAAAAGGTGCAGTGTCAAAAGCAGCAGATGATGTCACGCCAGATCAAGCACCAAAAGCTTCTAAACCATCATCTTCTACGAACGTAAACCCGACACATGGTACGCCAAAGGGTGCACTTCCTGAAAATGATTTAGCACAGCAAGACGATTATCCGATTGATCCGGACACAAACCGTGGTCCGAACTTAGATCACCCAAATGATCGTCCGTAA
- a CDS encoding ABC transporter ATP-binding protein, whose product MSTSNTKRPAGGPPGGPGGGPGGGNMMMMGEKPKNFKATFRRLLGYLKPRRNALIAVFVAAILSTIFMIAGPKIMGTAITELFEGAYAKFQGVPGAEIDFTKIGQILLLLAGLYVISSLFSYLQQYLMSGIAQKTVYDLREDVNQKLERLPLKYYDGRPNGETLSRVTNDIDTIGSTLQQSVTSFITSIVTIVGILIMMLTISPLLTLISLVSLPISIFAIRPILKRSQKYFADQQRTLGQLNGHVEEMYTGHPVVKAFGHERRAVEQFDAVNEELYEAGRKAQFISGIIMPMMMFIGNISYVLISVVGGILVTQRSISIGDIQAFITYTRQFTQPITQTANIANIVQSTVAAAERVFELLDEEEEVKEVTTHQLTKADGAVAFEHVDFGYDEQLLIEDMNIDVKPGQTVAIVGPTGAGKTTLINLLMRFYELNRGVIRIDGIDTRKMSREDLRTTFGMVLQDTWLFNGTIRDNLAYGKTGATEEEIVEAAKTAHADHFIRTLPDGYDTVLNEEASNISQGQKQLLTIARAVLADPPIMILDEATSSVDTRTEIFIQQAMKRLMEGRTSFVIAHRLSTIKDADLILVMDQGQVIEQGTHETLLEANGFYADLYNSQFSEKEVV is encoded by the coding sequence ATGAGTACCAGTAATACAAAACGACCTGCCGGCGGTCCTCCAGGTGGACCGGGTGGTGGTCCTGGCGGCGGGAACATGATGATGATGGGCGAAAAACCAAAAAACTTCAAAGCGACATTCCGGCGTTTGCTCGGTTATCTGAAACCACGCCGGAACGCTCTCATAGCTGTCTTTGTCGCAGCCATTCTCAGTACGATCTTTATGATTGCCGGACCAAAAATCATGGGGACGGCGATCACGGAACTGTTTGAAGGAGCATACGCCAAGTTCCAGGGGGTTCCGGGAGCGGAAATCGACTTTACGAAAATCGGACAGATTTTGCTGTTACTCGCCGGACTGTATGTCATCAGCAGTCTGTTCAGTTACCTGCAACAGTATCTGATGTCTGGGATTGCGCAAAAAACCGTCTATGATTTACGCGAAGATGTGAATCAGAAGCTGGAGCGGTTACCACTCAAGTATTATGACGGCCGGCCGAACGGGGAGACGCTCAGTCGGGTCACGAATGACATCGATACAATCGGCAGTACGCTGCAACAAAGTGTGACCTCGTTCATCACGTCGATCGTGACGATTGTCGGGATTTTAATCATGATGCTGACGATCAGTCCGTTGCTAACATTGATCTCACTTGTCTCGTTACCGATCTCGATTTTCGCGATTCGTCCGATTCTGAAACGGTCGCAAAAATACTTTGCCGATCAACAACGGACGCTCGGACAACTGAACGGTCATGTTGAAGAGATGTATACCGGTCACCCGGTCGTCAAAGCATTTGGTCATGAACGCAGAGCGGTCGAACAATTTGATGCGGTTAATGAAGAATTGTATGAAGCGGGACGAAAAGCCCAGTTCATCTCCGGGATCATCATGCCGATGATGATGTTCATCGGAAATATCAGTTACGTCTTGATCAGTGTCGTCGGGGGGATTCTCGTCACCCAGCGCAGCATCTCGATCGGGGACATTCAAGCGTTCATCACCTATACACGTCAGTTCACGCAACCGATCACCCAGACGGCGAACATTGCGAACATCGTCCAGTCGACGGTCGCTGCTGCCGAACGGGTCTTTGAACTGTTGGATGAAGAAGAGGAAGTCAAGGAAGTGACGACTCATCAACTGACGAAAGCCGACGGAGCGGTTGCTTTCGAGCATGTCGACTTCGGTTACGACGAACAGTTGTTGATTGAAGACATGAACATCGACGTCAAACCGGGGCAAACGGTGGCGATCGTTGGTCCGACCGGTGCCGGGAAAACGACGTTGATTAATTTATTGATGCGCTTTTACGAATTGAATCGTGGTGTCATCCGGATTGACGGCATCGATACCCGGAAGATGTCACGCGAGGATTTGCGGACGACGTTCGGGATGGTGTTGCAAGATACGTGGCTCTTTAACGGTACGATTCGTGATAATCTTGCTTACGGAAAAACTGGTGCGACGGAAGAGGAAATCGTCGAAGCCGCAAAAACAGCCCACGCCGATCACTTCATCCGGACATTGCCGGACGGCTACGATACCGTACTAAATGAAGAAGCATCGAATATCTCGCAAGGGCAAAAACAGTTGTTGACGATTGCCCGCGCCGTCCTCGCTGATCCGCCAATCATGATTCTCGATGAAGCGACGTCAAGCGTCGATACGCGGACAGAAATCTTCATTCAGCAAGCGATGAAACGCTTGATGGAAGGACGGACCAGCTTCGTCATCGCTCACCGTCTGTCGACGATTAAAGATGCGGATTTGATTTTAGTCATGGATCAGGGACAGGTCATCGAACAGGGAACGCACGAAACCTTGCTCGAAGCAAACGGTTTTTATGCCGATCTTTACAACAGTCAGTTCTCGGAAAAAGAAGTAGTCTAA
- a CDS encoding ABC transporter ATP-binding protein has translation MIKLLKNLTTYKWAVFAVLILVFAQSMSDLYLPTLMADIIDKGVVTGDTAYIWKIGAVMLGITGLGALAAIAASYYSSKAAMGLGRDIRRKVFNHVERFTLQEFDQVGTASLITRTTNDITQVQQVVIMMLRMVVSAPIMFVGGLIMAVSKDAKLSLVIVAAMPVLVVSILLILWKGVPLFGQVQKRLDRLNLVLRENLTGIRVIRAFNRESQEKVRLTKANADLTDVSIKVNKIMAFLMPVMMLVMNLTVVGVIWFGGIRINNGGMQIGDLMAFIQYVMQIMFALVMASVMFVMIPRAAVSAKRINEVLEMEPTMVDAGTASADRERGTLVFDRVTFSYPGAEAPVLSDISFTARPGEITAVIGGTGSGKSTLVNLIPRFYDVTDGSIQVNGVDSQAVPQEELRSKIGFVPQKALLFTGTIADNIRFGKEDATDEEIQHASRVAQATDFIERMPDQYDSMIEQGGSNVSGGQKQRLSIARALVRKPDIYVFDDSFSALDFKTDATLRKALKQETEDATVLIVAQRVSTVMDADQIIVLEEGKIAGIGTHDELYETNDVYQEIVKSQLSEEEIA, from the coding sequence ATGATTAAGTTACTCAAAAATCTGACGACCTATAAATGGGCCGTCTTTGCTGTCTTGATTCTGGTCTTCGCCCAATCGATGTCGGATTTATACTTACCGACCTTAATGGCGGACATCATCGATAAAGGGGTCGTGACGGGAGATACGGCGTACATTTGGAAAATCGGTGCGGTCATGCTTGGGATTACGGGGCTTGGGGCACTTGCGGCGATTGCTGCCAGTTACTACTCCTCAAAAGCCGCGATGGGACTCGGACGCGACATCCGCCGAAAAGTCTTTAATCACGTCGAACGGTTTACGTTACAGGAGTTTGATCAGGTCGGAACGGCTTCCTTGATTACGCGGACGACAAACGATATTACCCAAGTCCAGCAGGTTGTCATCATGATGCTGCGGATGGTCGTCAGTGCGCCAATCATGTTTGTCGGTGGACTGATCATGGCCGTCTCAAAAGATGCGAAGCTGTCACTCGTCATCGTTGCCGCGATGCCGGTATTGGTCGTGTCGATTCTGTTGATTCTCTGGAAAGGGGTTCCGTTATTTGGCCAAGTCCAGAAACGGCTTGACCGCTTGAACTTAGTCTTACGGGAAAACCTGACCGGGATTCGTGTCATCCGCGCTTTCAATCGGGAATCGCAGGAAAAGGTCCGTTTAACAAAAGCGAACGCGGATTTAACGGATGTCTCGATCAAGGTCAATAAAATCATGGCCTTTTTGATGCCGGTCATGATGCTCGTGATGAACTTGACGGTCGTCGGTGTCATTTGGTTCGGTGGCATCCGGATCAATAACGGCGGAATGCAAATCGGAGACTTGATGGCCTTCATTCAATACGTCATGCAGATCATGTTTGCCCTCGTCATGGCGTCCGTCATGTTCGTCATGATTCCCCGGGCAGCGGTCTCGGCGAAACGGATTAATGAAGTGCTCGAGATGGAACCGACGATGGTCGATGCCGGAACAGCATCCGCTGACCGCGAACGCGGGACCCTTGTCTTTGACCGGGTGACATTCAGTTATCCGGGAGCAGAGGCACCGGTCTTATCAGATATTAGCTTTACCGCCCGACCGGGTGAAATCACGGCCGTCATTGGCGGAACGGGTTCCGGAAAATCAACGCTCGTTAATCTGATTCCGCGATTTTATGATGTGACGGACGGTAGCATCCAAGTCAACGGTGTTGACAGCCAAGCTGTCCCGCAGGAAGAATTACGTTCGAAAATCGGTTTTGTCCCGCAAAAAGCGTTGTTGTTCACCGGAACGATCGCGGATAACATCCGGTTCGGGAAAGAGGACGCAACGGACGAAGAGATCCAGCATGCGTCGCGCGTCGCTCAAGCGACAGATTTTATTGAACGGATGCCAGACCAGTATGACTCAATGATTGAACAAGGCGGTTCCAACGTCTCCGGTGGTCAAAAACAACGATTGTCGATTGCCCGGGCGCTTGTCCGTAAACCGGACATCTATGTCTTTGACGACAGCTTCTCCGCTCTCGATTTTAAAACCGATGCAACGTTACGGAAAGCCTTGAAGCAGGAAACCGAGGATGCAACCGTCCTGATCGTCGCCCAGCGTGTCAGCACGGTCATGGATGCCGATCAGATCATTGTCCTCGAAGAAGGTAAAATTGCCGGGATCGGAACGCATGACGAACTGTATGAAACAAACGACGTCTATCAGGAAATCGTCAAATCCCAACTGTCAGAGGAGGAGATCGCATGA
- a CDS encoding MarR family winged helix-turn-helix transcriptional regulator codes for METEQREPVRSTAMMQSFWNVQRHLVRAAHQTAQENGLSLPQFHSLMTIAPRSPITQKDLAAHTHLPKSTLSQSIEGLVQSGWVIRETNPDNRREVVLRLSDHGRQFVETIKQQEAGMQQRLEQVLDQIDPAVFEQMLQTHAQIAEGLKEILSPGNGGCTDD; via the coding sequence ATGGAAACAGAGCAACGGGAGCCGGTTCGTTCAACGGCCATGATGCAGTCGTTTTGGAATGTGCAACGGCATCTTGTTCGGGCGGCGCATCAGACAGCGCAGGAAAATGGACTCAGTTTACCGCAATTTCACAGCTTGATGACGATTGCCCCAAGAAGTCCGATTACGCAAAAGGACCTTGCCGCGCATACACATTTACCGAAAAGCACCCTCAGTCAATCGATTGAAGGACTTGTTCAATCGGGCTGGGTGATCCGGGAAACGAATCCGGACAACCGGCGGGAAGTCGTCTTACGTTTGAGTGATCACGGTCGGCAGTTCGTCGAGACAATCAAACAACAGGAAGCCGGGATGCAACAACGGCTCGAACAGGTTCTCGATCAAATCGATCCTGCCGTCTTTGAACAGATGTTGCAGACGCACGCGCAAATTGCGGAAGGATTAAAGGAGATTTTGTCACCAGGAAACGGAGGCTGTACAGATGATTAA
- the tnpB gene encoding IS200/IS605 family element RNA-guided endonuclease TnpB: MLKAYKFRLYPTKPQQEYFVKTFGCVRFVYNKMLEERIRLYEDSKLNPDAKQKLPTPAKYKPEFPFLKEVDSLSLANAQMHLNKAYTNFFRDNSVGFPKFKSKHNDRASYTTNNLKGSIRIEDRKVKLPKIGFVMLKQHRPFDGVIKSATVSMTKTRKFFISILVDQAEAQWVPAQNKVGIDLGLEHFAIMTNDERVSEKVDNPRFLRKSEEKIKKAQRALSRKEIGSKNREKARIILAKKHEKIAHQRQDFLHKLSKRMVDDNQVIVVETLKSKNMMKNHKIAKSIGDVSWYGFVRQLEYKCAFYGRTLIKADQWYASTQICSSCGVKGEKKTIDVREWTCTCGAHHDRDINASINLLLLAD, from the coding sequence TTGCTGAAGGCGTACAAGTTTCGACTCTATCCGACGAAACCCCAACAAGAATATTTCGTGAAGACGTTCGGTTGTGTCCGTTTCGTCTACAATAAGATGCTCGAAGAGCGGATCCGATTGTATGAAGATTCGAAGCTCAACCCTGACGCGAAGCAGAAGCTCCCAACCCCGGCAAAGTACAAGCCCGAATTCCCTTTCCTCAAAGAAGTCGACAGTCTTTCTCTTGCGAACGCTCAGATGCACTTAAACAAGGCGTATACCAACTTTTTTCGGGATAACTCTGTCGGGTTTCCGAAATTCAAATCGAAGCACAACGACCGAGCCTCTTACACAACAAACAATCTGAAGGGAAGCATCCGCATCGAAGATCGTAAGGTGAAACTTCCTAAAATCGGTTTTGTGATGTTGAAACAACATCGTCCGTTTGATGGTGTGATCAAGTCCGCGACGGTCTCGATGACGAAGACGCGGAAATTCTTCATCTCCATCCTTGTCGATCAAGCCGAAGCGCAATGGGTTCCAGCCCAAAATAAAGTAGGAATCGACCTTGGTTTGGAGCACTTCGCCATCATGACAAATGATGAGCGTGTTTCTGAGAAGGTTGACAATCCTCGTTTTCTTCGAAAGTCCGAAGAGAAGATAAAGAAGGCGCAACGCGCCTTGTCCCGCAAGGAGATCGGGAGTAAGAACCGAGAGAAGGCGAGGATCATCCTCGCCAAGAAGCATGAAAAGATTGCACATCAACGTCAAGATTTTCTTCATAAGCTGTCGAAACGGATGGTTGACGATAACCAAGTCATCGTCGTCGAGACACTTAAATCGAAGAACATGATGAAGAACCATAAGATCGCCAAATCGATTGGAGATGTCAGTTGGTATGGGTTCGTCCGACAGTTAGAATACAAATGCGCATTCTACGGACGAACACTTATCAAGGCGGATCAATGGTACGCCTCGACCCAAATCTGTTCTTCTTGTGGAGTAAAAGGCGAGAAGAAAACAATCGATGTACGCGAGTGGACATGTACTTGCGGTGCGCATCATGATCGAGATATCAATGCAAGTATCAACTTGTTGCTGTTAGCAGACTGA